The DNA window TCGCGGCAAAGATGGCGCGCACCGTACACGCCGTGGTCAAACACGGCGCACCCTATCGCCCCTTCTTCGAGCGGGGCGCCCACGCCGATCTGCCGAACCACGTCGGCAATCTTCACTCCCCGAGCTCGCAGCACGTGGAACTGCCACAGATTCATGAGGGTGATTTAGGGCTTCTCTGGTTTGCCGGCCATCGTCGTCGTCCTGCGTGATACGGGACAAAATACCCCAAGGGCGGCCCTGCCCTATCCTTCGATGCGACGGGACCTCCGTGTCGTGCGGATCACACCTGATGACGGGCAAAAATCCATGGATCGCAGCTCGGCACCCGAAGACGACAGGTTCACGGGAAAACCCACCAGACCGGCCGCTTTATGTCATCAAACATGCTGAAAAGCGTTCGGCACGCTTATGCGTTCAAAACGCACAGTTATTTCACATTTGCACAAGTATATCTGGTGGAGCCGAGGGGGATCGAACCCCTGACCTCGTCATTGCGAACGACGCGCTCTCCCAACTGAGCTACGGCCCCGGTGAGCGGTCATTTGCAGTATGGCGCGGGGGATGTCAAGCGGTCTGCCCCATATGATGATGCAGAAATTTCGCAATCTTCAGCAGCGGCCGCGCCGGGACCAACCAAGCAAAAGCTCGCCCCCTCGCAGACAGGCGCCGACGCGGTCCGCCCTCCTGTCGCTCCGGGGGCCGCAGAAGGTACGATCCGAGATCCCTGGGACCTGCAACGGCCTCATCCGGCAGGCCTGCCAGCAGCCCTCCCCGATACCGACCGGACGCGGCCGATCGTCCTTTCGGCCCGCCCCGCGCCCATGCGTACGCCCCAACGCCCCGGCCCCTATTCCGAGGCCAGCCCCAACCAGCCCGCGGGCAGAAAGAGAGGGCTTGTCGGTTGCGGCGCATCGCCCCCGGGGGCCAGCCACGGCTTTCCGTATTGCGCAGGCACCGGAACGAATCCACCCGTCCGGGCGAGAGGCCTCCCGCGCCTCTGGGCCGCAACCGGCTTTACCCCTCCGCGCCACGGGCTAGGATCGAACGGATGCAGCGGCAGCGGGAGACCCAAGGATGAGATCGCTTCGGCTCTGGCAGGTTCTGCGCCTGTCGCGTCGGCTCTGGGTGCGCACCAGCCTGATCGCGGTGCTCGGGATCGTCGCGGCGGGGGCGGCGGCGCTGCTGGGGCCGGTCATTCCGCAAGAGCTGGCCGACCGGCTGGGCAAGGACGCCGTGATGCCGGTGCTCGACGTGCTGGCCTCGTCGATGCTGGCGGTCACGACCTTCTCGCTGTCGATCATGGTCACGACGCATCACCAGGCCTCGTCGCAGGTGACGCCGCGCTCGCACCGGCTGCTTCTGGAGGACACCACGACCCAGACCGTGCTGGCGACCTTCATTGGCGCCTTCATCTTCGCGCTGGTCTCGATAATCTTGTTCCGGGCCGGTGCCTATACCGGCGCCTCCGCCTTCGTGCTGTTTGCCTTCACCGTGCTGGTGGTGGTGCTGGTCGTGGTGGCGATCCTGCGCTGGATCGACCATCTGTCGCGGCTGGGCAGCATGGACGAGACCATTGCCCAGGCCGCCACTCGCGCCCGCGAAACCCTTGCCGTTGCCCGTGCCGCCCCGAGCCTGCTGGCCACCCCCCTGCCCGATGGCGCGCCCCCACCCGACGGCGCCGAGCCCGTGCCCGCGCCGCAGGGCGGCTATGTGCAGCTTGTCGACATGGCGGCGCTGTCCGAGCAGGCCGAGAAGGCCGGGGCCCAGATCTGGATCACGGCCGTGCCCGGCTGCTTTCTCGTCGCCGGGCGGGCGCTGGCCCATATCCATCCGCCGGGCGCGCTCGACACTGCGCGGGTGTCGGCCGCCTTCGAGATCAAACCGATCCGCAGCTTCGAGCAGGATGTCCGTTTCGCGCTGATCGTGCTGTCGGAAATCGCCTCGCGGGCGCTTTCGCCGGGGCTGAACGACCCCGGCACCGCCATAGACGTCCTCGGGCGGCTGGAACGGCTGCTGGCCGAATGCCCCCCCCCGGGCGACGAGATCCGCTACCCGAAGCTCCATGCCCCGGCGCTGCGGGACGAAGACCTGGTCGAGGATGCCTTCGCCGCCATCGCCCGCGAC is part of the Rhodovulum sp. MB263 genome and encodes:
- a CDS encoding DUF2254 domain-containing protein; amino-acid sequence: MRSLRLWQVLRLSRRLWVRTSLIAVLGIVAAGAAALLGPVIPQELADRLGKDAVMPVLDVLASSMLAVTTFSLSIMVTTHHQASSQVTPRSHRLLLEDTTTQTVLATFIGAFIFALVSIILFRAGAYTGASAFVLFAFTVLVVVLVVVAILRWIDHLSRLGSMDETIAQAATRARETLAVARAAPSLLATPLPDGAPPPDGAEPVPAPQGGYVQLVDMAALSEQAEKAGAQIWITAVPGCFLVAGRALAHIHPPGALDTARVSAAFEIKPIRSFEQDVRFALIVLSEIASRALSPGLNDPGTAIDVLGRLERLLAECPPPGDEIRYPKLHAPALRDEDLVEDAFAAIARDGAPMREVARRLIHALNTLRQGDDPGLARAAEAMTRRALAHAEAALVIEEDKAALRRLAEI